Below is a genomic region from bacterium.
GGTAAATCAGCAATAGAAACAGGTCCTGATGTTAAGGTGCAATTAGAAAACGGTGTTATAACTGTCCAGGGTCCAAGGGGAAAATTATTCCAGCAAATGCCAAGCGGAATTAATTTTAAATTGGAAGATAAAAAAATAGTGTTGACAAGAAATGGTGATGAAAAAAGGGAAAAAGAGCTTCATGGTTTAATACGCAGTTTAATTGCCAACATGGTAAAAGGTGTGACAGAAGGGTTTAAGAAAGAATTAGATATTATCGGGGTTGGTTTTAGAGCGCAGGTAAAAGACAAAAAGTTGATAATGCAGTTAGGGTTCAGCCATCCGGTTGAATATCCCGCGCCAAATGGTATAACCTTCTCTGTAGATGAGAAAGGCACGAGAATAACAGTTTCAGGATTTGATAAACAACTAGTGGGGGAAACAGCGAGTATTATAAGAAGATTCAAAGAGCCTGAACCTTACAAAGGTAAAGGAATCAGATACGTGAATGAATATATCCGGAAGAAAGCGGGTAAAGCGGCAGCCGGCGCTGGTGCCGGTGCGGCAAAATAATCAAGGTAAAACATGAGTAACATAAAAAAAATTACATCAAGAGAATTAAGACATAAAAAGATACGGCAAAAGGTAAAAGGAAATGAAAAACGTCCGCGTTTGAACATATTTCGTTCTACGAAACATATTTATGCCCAGATTATTAACGATGATACCGGAAAAACTTTGGTTACTGTTTCTTCTTTAACTCCTAAAATAAGGGAAAAGATAAAAACGGGCGGGGATATTAATGCGGCTAAAATAATTGGAGAGGAAATTGCAGATTCAGCAATTGCTTTAGGCATTAAAAAAGTGGTTTTTGACCGCGGCGGATATGTGTTTCATGGCAGGATAAAAGCATTGGCAGAGTCTGCCAGGGGTAAAGGATTGGATTTTTAAAAAAAATCTAAAAAGGGGTAGAAACTTGGATAAAGTACAGGATGTTCAATTGATCGAAAGAATAGTAAGAATAGTTCGGACCGCCAAGGTTGTAAAAGGCGGGAGGAGATTTGGTTTTAGCGCATTGGTTGTTGTTGGCAACGGTTATGGCAGGATTGGCAGGGGGTTAGGTAAGGCAAACGAAGTCCCGGATGCTATCAGGAAAGCATTAGAGCAGGCAAAAAAGAATATGATAGATATTCCTATCAAAGGGACAACTATACCATTTAGTATAAATGGAGAAGCGCTTGCCACTACTGTTGTTTTAAGGCCTGCCGCGCCTGGAACCGGAGTCATTGCAGGTGGTGCCGTCAGGGCTGTTTTGGAAGGACTGGGTGTTCAGGATATATTAACGAAGGTAATCGGTTCAAGTAATGCCATTAATATTGTTAATGCTACTTTTAACGCCTTGGAAAATATTAAGAAAATAGAAGAGATTTCAAAAACCAGAAAGAGTTCATCTGAGGATGTAAAAAAAGATGTCTAAACAATTAAAAATAATTCTAAAAAAAAGTATTATTGGTACCACGCCTAAGCAAAGAAAAATTGTTGAGTCACTTGGGTTCAGATATACAAATCAAGAGGTAGTTCATCAGGATTCATCAGTTATACGCGGTATGGTTAAGAAAATACCTCATATGCTGAAAGTTTTGGAAATATAAGGAGTAATACGGTGAAACTGGAAGAATTAGGGAAGTGGGGAAGCCCGCGAAAAAAAAGAAAACTGGTAGGAAGAGGTATTGGTTCCGGCCACGGTAAAACATCCTGTAAAGGGCACAAGGGGCAAAAGGCGCGTTCAGGCGGGAGTATTTGTCCTGGTTTTGAAGGCGGACAGATGCCATTGATCCGAAGGATCCCTAAACGAGGTTTTACCAGTGTTGATAAGAAAGAATATGTTATTATAAATTTGAAGGATTTAAATAAATTTGAAAAAGGCGCAAAGGTAACACCGGAACTGCTGATGGAAAAAGGTTTTTATAGAAAAAAAGGCGCAAGGATTAAAATTTTAGGCATGGGGGAGTTAAAAAATCCCCTTGATTTAAAAGCCCATGGTTTTAGCAAAGACGCGCAGGAAAAAATAAAGAATGCCGGCGGCACTTTTGAAATTATAAAATAAAATATGTTAAAAGGTTTCCAAAATGTATTACAACTTGAAGATTTAAAAAAGAGGATTGGTTTTACTGTCCTCTTATTGGCTGTTTATAGACTGGGTTCCCATATTCCCACCCCTGGGATTGACGGGCATGCGTTAAGCGCTTTTTTTAACCAGTCCAAAGGGACGCTTTTCGGTATGTTCGATCTTTTTGCCGGCGGCGCGTTAAAACGGGCTACTATTTTTGCGTTAGGGATAATGCCTTACATTAACGCGTCAATCATCATGGAGCTTTTAACTACTGTAGTTCCTCATTTGGAGAATTTGAAAAAGGAAGGCGAAGAGGGAAGAAAAAAGATAATACAATATGTAAGATACTTTACTGTTGTTCTTGCTATGGTCCAGGCGTTTGGCATAAGTTTCTGGCTGGAAAGTTTAAAAAGTACAGAAGGAATGGTTGTCATAAATCCAGGGTTTGGATTTAAAATTCTGACAATAATAACCTTGTCTTCGGGGACGGCTTTTATAATGTGGCTGGGAGAACAAATTACCGAGCGGGGTGTGGGTAATGGAATTTCCCTGATTATTTTTATCGGTATTATTGCGGAGATGCCCGGCGCATTGATACAAAGCATTGAATTGATAAAAGGCGGGCAGATAAATATTGTAATTTCTTTGCTTGTACTGGTATTAATGGTTGTTGTTATCGGAGCAGTTGTTATTCTTGAGAGCGCTCATAGAAAAGTCCCTATTCAATATGCAAAAAGAATAGTCGGGAGGAAAGTTTATGGAGGGCAATCCACGCATCTCCCTTTAAGATTAGACCAGTCAGGTGTTATTGCGGTTATTTTTGCGTCTTCCGTGATTATCTTTCCTGCAACCATAGCGGAATTTACCCATATCGGATTTTTGGTAAAAATAGCAGGCTGGTTAAATTATGGGACAGTATTACATACATTATTATATGTAGCACTGATTATTTTCTTTTGTTATTTTTATACAGCAGTTACATTTAACCCGGGTGATATTGCCGAGAACATAAAAAAATCCGGGGGGTATATCCCGGGAATCCGCCCGGGAAAACCGACTGCCGAATATATTGATTATATTTTAACACGGATTACTTTAGTTGGGGCAATAGGGATATCGATTATTTCTGTTCTCCCGACTTTTCTTATGCAGGGGCTGAAAGTGCCTTTTTATTTTGGAGGGACCGCGCTTTTGATTGTTGTAGGCGTGGCGCTGGATTTAATGCGCCAGATAGAGTCCCATCTTTTAATGCGCAATTATGATGGGTTTATGAAAAAAGGAAAGTTAAAGGCAAGGAGTAACTGAAAGGAGAACTTTTGCAAATTATTTTGCTCGGAGCTCCAGGTGTTGGGAAGGGAACGCAGGCCAGCCTTTTAGCAAAGAAGCAGGGAATACCTCATATTTCGGCAGGGGATATTCTTCGGCAGGAAATGAAATCCGGAACGAATCTCGGAAATAAAGCCAAAGACTTTGTTTCTCAGGGGAAACTGGTTCCTGATGAACTTATAATTGATATAATTAAAAATACTATAAAAGGCGGAGATTATAAAAAGGGTTTTATACTCGACGGGTTTCCAAGAACAATCGTCCAGGCGAAAGCTTTGGACAACCTTTTAGATAAATTGAATAGAAAAATAACTCTTGCACTTAACATAGATGTTTCAGCGGAGGAAATAGTAAAAAGACTTTCGGGA
It encodes:
- the secY gene encoding preprotein translocase subunit SecY produces the protein MLKGFQNVLQLEDLKKRIGFTVLLLAVYRLGSHIPTPGIDGHALSAFFNQSKGTLFGMFDLFAGGALKRATIFALGIMPYINASIIMELLTTVVPHLENLKKEGEEGRKKIIQYVRYFTVVLAMVQAFGISFWLESLKSTEGMVVINPGFGFKILTIITLSSGTAFIMWLGEQITERGVGNGISLIIFIGIIAEMPGALIQSIELIKGGQINIVISLLVLVLMVVVIGAVVILESAHRKVPIQYAKRIVGRKVYGGQSTHLPLRLDQSGVIAVIFASSVIIFPATIAEFTHIGFLVKIAGWLNYGTVLHTLLYVALIIFFCYFYTAVTFNPGDIAENIKKSGGYIPGIRPGKPTAEYIDYILTRITLVGAIGISIISVLPTFLMQGLKVPFYFGGTALLIVVGVALDLMRQIESHLLMRNYDGFMKKGKLKARSN
- the rplF gene encoding 50S ribosomal protein L6, coding for MSRIGKSAIETGPDVKVQLENGVITVQGPRGKLFQQMPSGINFKLEDKKIVLTRNGDEKREKELHGLIRSLIANMVKGVTEGFKKELDIIGVGFRAQVKDKKLIMQLGFSHPVEYPAPNGITFSVDEKGTRITVSGFDKQLVGETASIIRRFKEPEPYKGKGIRYVNEYIRKKAGKAAAGAGAGAAK
- the rpsE gene encoding 30S ribosomal protein S5, with translation MDKVQDVQLIERIVRIVRTAKVVKGGRRFGFSALVVVGNGYGRIGRGLGKANEVPDAIRKALEQAKKNMIDIPIKGTTIPFSINGEALATTVVLRPAAPGTGVIAGGAVRAVLEGLGVQDILTKVIGSSNAINIVNATFNALENIKKIEEISKTRKSSSEDVKKDV
- the rplO gene encoding 50S ribosomal protein L15, producing MKLEELGKWGSPRKKRKLVGRGIGSGHGKTSCKGHKGQKARSGGSICPGFEGGQMPLIRRIPKRGFTSVDKKEYVIINLKDLNKFEKGAKVTPELLMEKGFYRKKGARIKILGMGELKNPLDLKAHGFSKDAQEKIKNAGGTFEIIK
- a CDS encoding adenylate kinase, producing the protein MQIILLGAPGVGKGTQASLLAKKQGIPHISAGDILRQEMKSGTNLGNKAKDFVSQGKLVPDELIIDIIKNTIKGGDYKKGFILDGFPRTIVQAKALDNLLDKLNRKITLALNIDVSAEEIVKRLSGRRVCENCKENFHIEYKKPKAENKCDRCGGKLVIRDDDKPETIKNRLDVYRNMTEPLIDYYVKKGLLENIPGNKSILEIEQDIEKAILKKAK
- the rplR gene encoding 50S ribosomal protein L18, with the translated sequence MSNIKKITSRELRHKKIRQKVKGNEKRPRLNIFRSTKHIYAQIINDDTGKTLVTVSSLTPKIREKIKTGGDINAAKIIGEEIADSAIALGIKKVVFDRGGYVFHGRIKALAESARGKGLDF
- the rpmD gene encoding 50S ribosomal protein L30, which translates into the protein MSKQLKIILKKSIIGTTPKQRKIVESLGFRYTNQEVVHQDSSVIRGMVKKIPHMLKVLEI